One window of the Chryseobacterium camelliae genome contains the following:
- the nadB gene encoding L-aspartate oxidase: MIKADVLVIGSGISGLSYAIKVSEQFPDAKIIMVTKSDKDESNTKYAQGGLAVVTDFKKDNFDKHIEDTMRAGDGGSLRDIVEMVVKEAPARFNEIVEWGANFDMKNGKFALGREGGHTENRIVHHKDITGFEIERALLQTANSSPNIEILDHHYVIDIITQHHVPGKELVEGDIHCYGAYILDEKQKTIKKITSKITLVATGGAGHVYKNTTNPTIATGDGIAFVARARGKVSNMQYYQFHPTALYSKIDGMLFLISEAVRGDGAKLRTKKGEKFMHKYDEREELASRDIVARAIDAEMKITGDEYVGLDCREMNREKFLEHFPNIYKKCKDEGIDPFSQLIPVVPACHYLMGGIEVDRDGQSSIHNLFAVGECTNSGLHGANRLASNSLLEGLVFGHNAAMKTVELLHQNSFNFDDLKAVPEWNEEGMKIMDEMVIVSYLRKQLQEMMSDLVGIVRSNRRLSMALQKHQEIAAAVDEIYHYSILSPQLSELRNLTTVARLIITQSMEMKENKGAFYNKDLA; this comes from the coding sequence ATGATAAAAGCGGATGTATTAGTGATCGGCTCCGGTATTTCGGGTCTGTCCTATGCCATTAAAGTTTCTGAACAGTTTCCTGATGCCAAAATCATCATGGTCACCAAGTCTGACAAAGACGAAAGCAATACCAAATACGCGCAGGGTGGCCTGGCTGTAGTCACGGATTTTAAGAAAGACAATTTCGATAAGCATATAGAAGATACCATGCGTGCCGGCGACGGAGGAAGCCTGCGCGACATTGTGGAAATGGTGGTAAAAGAAGCACCCGCGAGATTTAATGAAATTGTGGAATGGGGAGCCAACTTCGATATGAAGAACGGGAAATTCGCTTTAGGAAGAGAAGGCGGGCATACGGAAAACAGAATTGTCCATCATAAAGATATTACCGGGTTTGAAATTGAGCGTGCCCTGCTGCAGACAGCCAATAGCAGTCCCAATATTGAGATCCTCGACCATCATTATGTCATCGATATCATCACGCAGCACCATGTTCCCGGAAAAGAACTGGTAGAAGGCGATATTCATTGCTACGGAGCCTATATTCTGGATGAGAAGCAGAAAACCATCAAAAAAATCACTTCAAAAATCACTCTGGTAGCTACAGGAGGAGCAGGCCATGTCTATAAGAATACGACCAACCCTACCATTGCTACCGGTGACGGGATTGCCTTCGTGGCCAGGGCCAGGGGAAAAGTATCTAATATGCAGTACTATCAGTTCCACCCTACGGCCCTCTACAGCAAGATTGACGGCATGCTGTTCCTGATCTCTGAAGCCGTACGCGGTGACGGAGCCAAATTAAGGACGAAGAAAGGTGAAAAATTCATGCATAAATATGATGAGCGTGAAGAACTGGCTTCCCGGGATATTGTAGCGCGCGCCATTGATGCAGAAATGAAAATAACCGGCGACGAATATGTCGGCCTGGACTGCCGGGAGATGAACCGGGAAAAATTCCTGGAACACTTCCCCAACATCTATAAAAAATGCAAGGATGAAGGTATTGATCCTTTCTCACAGCTGATTCCCGTAGTTCCGGCCTGCCATTACCTGATGGGCGGGATTGAAGTGGACAGGGACGGACAGTCTTCCATCCATAACCTGTTTGCTGTAGGAGAATGCACCAATTCCGGACTGCATGGCGCCAACAGGCTCGCCTCCAACTCATTGCTTGAAGGACTGGTCTTCGGACATAACGCTGCTATGAAGACGGTAGAGCTCCTGCATCAGAATAGTTTCAACTTTGATGACCTGAAAGCCGTTCCGGAATGGAACGAGGAAGGCATGAAGATCATGGATGAAATGGTGATTGTATCCTATCTGAGGAAACAATTGCAGGAAATGATGAGCGACCTGGTGGGTATCGTAAGAAGCAACCGCCGCCTGAGTATGGCCCTGCAAAAACATCAGGAAATCGCGGCAGCTGTAGATGAGATCTACCATTATTCTATCCTTTCCCCTCAGCTGTCCGAACTCAGAAACTTAACGACCGTTGCCCGGCTCATCATTACCCAGTCTATGGAAATGAAAGAGAACAAAGGTGCATTTTACAACAAAGATTTAGCATAA
- a CDS encoding NAD(P)H-dependent oxidoreductase produces the protein MNYLEALSKRYSVKIFNREIIPQETLHSILESGKLAASSLGLQPYKIIVVQSEEMKQKLIPSFYNPSQISTCSHLIVITSKRSIDEKYIQGYFNHIAEIRNTPVEELDPFKKSIHQHMDRQTDDQIFNWAEKQSYIVLANLMYAAALEHVDSCPMEGFRQDVLEETLNIDPAMEKVTVTLALGYRSEEDLFQHMKKVRKPNEKLFTFI, from the coding sequence ATGAACTATTTGGAAGCTTTAAGCAAAAGATATTCTGTAAAAATATTCAACCGGGAAATCATTCCCCAGGAAACCCTGCATTCCATACTGGAATCCGGAAAACTGGCAGCCAGTTCTCTGGGTCTTCAGCCTTATAAAATCATCGTGGTGCAGAGTGAAGAGATGAAGCAGAAATTGATTCCTTCGTTCTACAACCCATCACAGATTTCCACCTGCTCCCACCTCATCGTTATTACCTCAAAGAGAAGTATTGATGAAAAGTATATCCAGGGGTATTTCAACCACATTGCAGAAATACGGAATACTCCTGTGGAAGAGCTGGATCCTTTTAAGAAAAGCATTCATCAGCATATGGACCGGCAGACAGATGACCAGATCTTCAACTGGGCAGAAAAACAGTCGTACATTGTATTGGCCAACCTGATGTATGCGGCGGCTCTTGAACATGTGGATTCATGTCCGATGGAAGGCTTTCGTCAGGATGTTCTGGAAGAAACGCTGAACATTGATCCTGCCATGGAAAAGGTGACCGTTACCCTGGCACTGGGCTACCGCTCGGAAGAAGATCTTTTCCAGCACATGAAAAAAGTAAGAAAACCAAACGAAAAATTGTTTACATTTATTTAG
- a CDS encoding T9SS type B sorting domain-containing protein — protein sequence MKKALLTYFLLLVFCGIPQHSLSQTYQLTGNPVNTTGWTLIPSATTVTDFIRLTDDITGQSGAIKLNDPINLKYCDKWKVEFDFRIDGNGTAAYGKGDGFTFWYLNNPPTGFITGGGLGIPANATGLMVGFDIFNNSTEAQMSKVHLLYGTNNSTNNNIEYNNTPGSTFHSPDLNATQPFVGPTYKHVEVNGQTDLTNPTNWIISIKIDGVQIVNQSFAPSGGAIGMTQGYFGFSAATGAASARHSIKNAKIFIDKVPILTNTVTPFVCVNPASGTGIVDLTSYASQFVANPSSYIISYYILGSSTPIANPSNFQYSGNTTITVVIKDPTSTLCDNGDGVIQLNPTPFAAQDASLTACNNNNAGGGLFDLTTAAVTNVPGVTKKFYNTLADLNNGGPEITNPAAFFSPAATVYVKVTTSQGCVSNAKITLNIAPTVTVTDATLRSCPIETSPATASFNLTAATVGTGTKKYYPSLTDAVNGTNEISTPTAYIAPNGVVYVKVSNTSGCYGIAKVTLVVIPPVYSSVLADKTICPEATTTLDAGPGFASYEWSTGANTRSITNVGIGTYWVKLKTGDCVVTQSVKVYPSEQPVITSVDISGTTVTVYVNGGTAPYQYSMDNIHWQDSNIFKNVSRGVNKIYIRDSYSCTPMEIDITVPNIINVITPNGDGVNDAIDYSALAGKKNLVFSIFDRYGAKIHQGDKSNRYRWDGTVGGRKVPTGSYWYSVTWNENDKKNTSVTYSGWILVKNRE from the coding sequence ATGAAAAAAGCTCTACTCACGTACTTTCTACTGCTTGTGTTCTGCGGGATCCCGCAACATTCATTGTCCCAGACCTACCAGCTCACCGGTAATCCCGTGAATACCACCGGCTGGACGCTTATCCCTTCCGCAACTACCGTAACGGACTTTATCCGGCTGACTGACGACATAACCGGGCAGTCGGGTGCGATCAAACTGAACGACCCTATCAACCTGAAATATTGTGATAAGTGGAAGGTTGAATTTGATTTCAGAATTGATGGCAACGGAACGGCTGCTTACGGAAAAGGAGACGGATTCACATTCTGGTACCTGAATAATCCTCCTACAGGATTTATCACCGGAGGAGGGCTTGGGATTCCTGCCAATGCTACCGGACTGATGGTTGGGTTTGATATCTTCAACAACAGCACAGAGGCTCAGATGAGTAAAGTCCATTTGCTGTACGGAACCAATAATTCAACCAATAATAATATAGAATATAACAACACTCCGGGAAGTACTTTCCACTCTCCGGACCTGAATGCTACACAGCCTTTTGTGGGACCAACGTACAAACATGTGGAAGTCAACGGCCAAACCGACCTTACCAATCCAACAAACTGGATCATCAGCATTAAAATTGATGGTGTACAGATAGTCAATCAGTCTTTTGCCCCGTCAGGAGGAGCCATAGGCATGACCCAGGGATATTTCGGATTTTCAGCGGCTACCGGGGCGGCAAGTGCAAGGCATTCTATAAAGAATGCTAAAATATTCATCGACAAAGTTCCTATTTTAACCAATACCGTGACCCCTTTTGTCTGCGTTAACCCGGCAAGCGGTACCGGTATCGTAGACCTGACCTCTTACGCTTCGCAATTTGTAGCCAATCCTTCCAGCTATATTATTAGTTATTATATTTTAGGAAGCTCTACCCCTATTGCCAATCCTTCTAACTTCCAGTACAGCGGAAATACAACCATTACTGTAGTCATCAAAGATCCCACCTCAACACTCTGCGACAACGGAGACGGCGTCATTCAGCTGAATCCTACTCCATTTGCAGCACAGGATGCGAGCCTTACAGCCTGTAACAATAATAATGCAGGAGGAGGGCTTTTTGACCTTACTACCGCGGCAGTAACCAATGTACCGGGTGTCACCAAAAAATTCTACAATACCCTGGCTGACCTGAATAATGGCGGCCCTGAAATTACCAATCCTGCTGCATTTTTCTCTCCGGCTGCTACCGTATACGTTAAGGTGACCACATCCCAGGGATGCGTTTCCAATGCCAAAATCACGCTGAATATTGCTCCCACAGTTACGGTTACCGATGCTACTCTGAGATCCTGCCCTATTGAAACCAGCCCGGCCACCGCGTCATTCAATCTTACGGCAGCTACAGTGGGAACTGGCACCAAAAAATACTATCCGTCGCTCACAGATGCGGTAAACGGAACCAATGAGATTTCTACACCAACGGCTTATATCGCTCCTAACGGGGTGGTGTATGTAAAAGTAAGCAACACCAGCGGATGCTACGGAATTGCAAAAGTCACGCTGGTGGTGATTCCTCCCGTATATTCTTCTGTACTGGCTGACAAAACCATCTGCCCTGAAGCAACCACCACGCTGGATGCAGGTCCCGGATTCGCAAGCTATGAGTGGAGCACCGGAGCCAATACCCGTTCCATAACCAATGTAGGCATAGGAACGTACTGGGTGAAATTAAAAACCGGAGACTGCGTCGTTACCCAAAGCGTCAAAGTCTATCCATCGGAACAGCCGGTGATTACTTCCGTTGATATCTCCGGCACAACGGTAACAGTGTATGTTAACGGCGGAACCGCTCCATACCAGTATTCTATGGATAATATACACTGGCAGGATTCCAATATCTTTAAAAACGTATCGAGAGGAGTAAACAAAATCTATATAAGGGACAGTTACAGCTGTACTCCGATGGAAATAGACATTACCGTACCTAATATCATCAATGTCATCACACCTAACGGAGACGGCGTGAATGACGCCATTGATTACTCTGCGCTTGCCGGGAAAAAGAATCTCGTGTTTAGCATCTTTGACCGGTACGGAGCTAAAATCCATCAGGGGGACAAATCCAACCGTTACCGGTGGGATGGCACGGTAGGAGGACGAAAAGTGCCTACAGGAAGCTACTGGTATTCGGTAACCTGGAATGAAAACGATAAGAAAAACACCTCTGTTACCTATTCAGGATGGATCCTGGTTAAAAACAGGGAATAA
- a CDS encoding T9SS type B sorting domain-containing protein, whose amino-acid sequence MKRKLLSYLTILLFCFSGTFFSQTYQLTGNPVNTTGWDVVPSATVNTDFIQLTADQISQVGGIKLNAPINLKFCNKWRVEFDFRIDGNGTASYGKGDGFAFWYLANPPASYVTGGGLGIPANATGLMIGFDIFNNSTEAQMSKVHLLYGTNNTAGNNIEYNTTPGSTFHSPDLIATQPFVGANYKHVEVTGEVDPANVTNWIITIKIDNNTIVSQSFAPSGTAGGMTQGYFGFSASTGAASARHSIKNAKIYTDKVSILQTSTTQSFCPNPTTGNAVVNLTSFNSQFVSNPGNYTFTYYVTGSSTPIANPANYQFSTNTSITVVVKDNAGILCDNPDGKILLTLSPFTANDATLTACNNNNAGMATYDLTVANVTAQTGVIKKYYKTLNDLTAGTNEITNPAAYVSAAGTVYVKVTTSQGCTGNAKINLTFHPNTTVNDATLQSCFIDAAPTTGAFNLTSANVTSATGVTKKYYTTVANAVSGTNEILNPAAYISTDAVIYVKVTDSNGCYMIAKITLKVLPPVQSSVLKDKTICIAERTTLDAGPGFDGYEWSTGATTQAIQGVPVGIYWVKLKTGNCYTLQMVKVNAAVQPVISSIDISNNTITINVNGGLPPYKYSLDGINWQDSNIFTDLKRGEVKVYVKDAYNCEPVQIQVTVPNLLNVITPNGDNKNDFIDYSALAYKKNLVFTIYDRYGNQLYKADKIRNYKWDGTSSGKKILTGTYWYTISWNENDKNNTQTNYSGWVLVKNRE is encoded by the coding sequence ATGAAAAGAAAACTACTGTCTTATTTAACTATACTATTGTTTTGCTTTTCCGGAACTTTTTTCTCCCAAACCTATCAGCTCACAGGAAATCCTGTCAACACAACCGGATGGGATGTAGTTCCTTCAGCAACGGTCAATACCGATTTCATACAGCTTACAGCAGATCAGATTTCGCAGGTGGGAGGCATCAAGCTCAATGCACCGATCAACCTGAAGTTCTGTAATAAATGGAGGGTGGAATTTGATTTCAGGATTGACGGCAACGGAACCGCCAGCTATGGAAAAGGGGATGGCTTTGCGTTCTGGTACTTGGCTAATCCTCCTGCCTCCTATGTAACCGGTGGCGGACTCGGGATCCCCGCTAATGCCACAGGGCTGATGATCGGATTTGATATCTTCAACAACAGCACGGAAGCACAGATGAGCAAGGTTCACCTGCTCTATGGAACCAATAATACCGCAGGAAACAATATAGAATATAATACTACTCCGGGAAGTACTTTCCACTCACCGGACCTTATTGCAACCCAGCCTTTTGTAGGCGCCAATTACAAGCACGTAGAAGTAACAGGGGAAGTAGATCCGGCCAATGTAACTAACTGGATCATTACCATAAAGATTGATAACAACACTATTGTTTCGCAGTCTTTTGCTCCATCCGGGACAGCAGGGGGAATGACCCAGGGGTATTTTGGCTTTTCAGCGTCTACCGGAGCGGCAAGTGCCAGGCATTCCATTAAAAATGCAAAAATATACACAGATAAAGTATCCATTTTACAGACTTCGACGACACAGTCATTCTGCCCGAATCCTACGACAGGAAACGCGGTGGTTAACCTGACTTCTTTCAACAGCCAGTTTGTTTCCAATCCGGGCAATTATACATTTACCTATTATGTTACCGGCAGCTCGACGCCTATTGCCAATCCTGCCAACTATCAGTTCAGCACCAATACGTCAATTACAGTAGTAGTGAAAGATAACGCCGGGATCCTGTGTGATAACCCGGACGGAAAGATCCTGCTGACGCTGTCTCCTTTTACAGCGAATGATGCCACACTGACCGCCTGTAATAACAACAATGCAGGAATGGCAACCTATGACCTTACCGTAGCTAACGTAACCGCTCAGACCGGTGTAATAAAAAAATATTACAAAACCCTCAACGACCTCACCGCTGGAACCAACGAAATTACCAACCCGGCTGCTTACGTTTCTGCAGCAGGAACCGTATATGTAAAAGTGACCACATCACAGGGATGTACAGGAAACGCCAAGATCAACCTTACCTTCCACCCCAATACGACAGTGAATGACGCCACGCTTCAGTCCTGTTTTATAGATGCAGCACCTACAACGGGAGCTTTCAACCTGACTTCAGCAAATGTAACTTCAGCGACAGGGGTTACCAAAAAATATTATACTACGGTTGCGAATGCCGTTAGCGGAACCAATGAGATTTTGAATCCGGCAGCGTATATTTCAACGGATGCAGTAATATATGTGAAGGTCACTGATTCAAACGGCTGCTATATGATTGCTAAAATTACCCTTAAGGTATTGCCGCCTGTACAGTCATCAGTCCTGAAAGATAAAACCATCTGTATCGCAGAAAGAACCACACTGGATGCAGGACCGGGATTTGACGGATATGAATGGAGCACCGGCGCCACTACCCAGGCCATCCAGGGAGTCCCTGTAGGAATTTACTGGGTAAAGCTGAAAACGGGCAACTGCTACACTCTTCAGATGGTTAAAGTGAATGCTGCCGTACAACCGGTAATTTCTTCTATCGACATCAGTAACAATACCATTACCATTAATGTAAACGGAGGGTTACCGCCATACAAATACTCGCTGGACGGCATTAACTGGCAGGACTCCAATATCTTTACAGACCTTAAAAGAGGGGAAGTTAAAGTATACGTAAAAGATGCCTATAACTGTGAACCGGTTCAGATCCAGGTTACCGTTCCGAATCTGCTTAATGTCATTACCCCTAACGGAGACAACAAAAATGACTTTATCGACTATTCTGCGCTGGCTTATAAGAAAAACCTGGTATTTACCATCTATGACCGTTATGGAAACCAGCTGTACAAGGCAGATAAAATACGAAACTACAAATGGGACGGAACTTCATCCGGAAAGAAAATCCTTACCGGCACCTACTGGTATACCATCTCATGGAATGAAAATGATAAAAATAATACACAGACAAACTATTCAGGCTGGGTATTGGTAAAAAACAGAGAATAA
- the rnhA gene encoding ribonuclease HI: MRIEIYTDGACSGNPGKGGYGILMRVPEKNYQKTFSKGFRKTTNNRMELLAVITALEKLKSTENDIHIYTDSKYVADAVNQNWISGWVRRGWKNVKNPDLWKRFIEVYQKHTPKLHWIKGHAGHFENELCDKLAVAAAASGQLETDIYFENMENNSLF, from the coding sequence TTGAGAATTGAAATTTACACAGACGGAGCCTGCAGCGGAAATCCCGGAAAAGGAGGATACGGAATTCTCATGCGTGTCCCTGAAAAAAATTACCAGAAAACGTTTTCAAAAGGTTTCCGAAAAACTACGAATAACAGGATGGAGCTCCTCGCCGTAATTACAGCGCTTGAGAAGCTTAAATCCACAGAAAACGACATCCATATATACACCGACAGCAAGTACGTAGCAGATGCGGTAAACCAGAACTGGATCTCAGGCTGGGTCCGCAGAGGATGGAAAAACGTAAAGAATCCTGATCTATGGAAACGTTTTATTGAAGTATACCAGAAACACACACCTAAATTGCACTGGATCAAGGGGCATGCCGGGCATTTTGAAAATGAACTGTGCGATAAACTTGCCGTTGCAGCAGCTGCTTCCGGGCAACTGGAAACTGACATATACTTTGAAAACATGGAAAATAATTCGCTCTTTTAA
- the dnaB gene encoding replicative DNA helicase encodes MAQKETLSSLTHGNFARELSIADGKMPPNAVDFERLVIGTFLIDKKGLDHSIDLLTPEVFYDPRHQVIFATILKLYEGNHPVDLMTIIQDLKKEEKLYTAGGDHYIIDLTMGVSSSAHIEYHVRVILEKYILRSLINVSANVIDSAYKESTDVFELLDKAEQSFFEITNGTIKKGFDTANSLVKQAIETIKSLKDKQGLSGVPSGFRDVDKETGGWQNSDLIIIAARPAMGKTAFLLSMARNIAVGHKIPMALFSLEMASVQLITRMIASETRISSEKLRKGTLDDDEWQRLFSNVSELENAPLYIDETPSLSIFDFRAKCRRLVMQHGVRLIMVDYLQLMTAGSGGKGVGNREQEISMISRSLKAIAKELNVPVIALSQLSRSVEARPGKRPQLSDLRESGAIEQDADIVSFIFRPEYYKITVWDNDEEGQETSTENQAELIIAKHRNGATADVRLSFLKHFAKFGDVEAAFEGGGGYPSNFGSGDANGFDKIRTTIQPGAAFDIPDSSQLSGSSMNDFDEDDDFPF; translated from the coding sequence ATGGCGCAGAAAGAAACATTATCATCTCTCACACATGGAAATTTTGCCAGAGAGCTGTCAATTGCTGATGGAAAAATGCCTCCTAATGCAGTGGATTTTGAAAGACTGGTGATCGGAACTTTTTTAATTGATAAAAAAGGGCTTGACCATTCCATTGACCTGCTTACTCCTGAAGTTTTCTATGATCCGAGGCATCAGGTAATTTTTGCAACCATCCTGAAACTATATGAAGGGAACCATCCGGTAGACCTGATGACCATCATACAGGACCTGAAAAAAGAAGAGAAACTGTATACTGCGGGCGGAGATCATTATATTATTGACCTTACCATGGGGGTAAGTTCTTCTGCCCATATCGAATACCACGTACGGGTTATCCTTGAAAAATATATCCTGCGGAGCCTGATCAATGTTTCCGCCAATGTTATCGATTCTGCCTATAAAGAATCAACAGACGTTTTTGAACTTCTGGATAAGGCGGAACAGTCTTTCTTCGAAATCACCAACGGAACCATTAAAAAAGGATTTGACACCGCCAATTCCCTTGTAAAACAAGCGATTGAAACAATTAAGTCCCTTAAAGATAAGCAGGGACTTTCCGGAGTACCATCAGGATTCCGGGATGTAGATAAAGAAACAGGAGGGTGGCAGAATTCTGACCTCATCATCATTGCGGCACGTCCGGCAATGGGGAAGACAGCATTCCTGCTGTCCATGGCCAGAAATATCGCGGTAGGGCATAAAATCCCAATGGCACTGTTCTCTCTCGAGATGGCGTCCGTACAGCTGATCACCAGGATGATCGCCTCGGAAACCAGGATTTCATCGGAGAAACTCAGAAAAGGTACCCTGGACGATGATGAATGGCAAAGGCTGTTCTCCAATGTTTCCGAGCTGGAGAATGCGCCGCTTTATATTGATGAGACGCCTTCCCTCTCCATATTCGATTTCCGGGCAAAATGCCGGAGACTGGTGATGCAGCATGGTGTAAGGCTAATCATGGTGGATTACCTTCAGCTGATGACTGCCGGAAGCGGTGGTAAAGGCGTAGGAAACCGTGAACAGGAGATTTCCATGATTTCACGTTCACTGAAGGCTATTGCCAAGGAACTTAACGTGCCGGTTATTGCACTTTCTCAGCTCTCCAGGAGTGTGGAAGCCCGCCCGGGTAAAAGACCCCAGCTTTCTGACCTGAGGGAATCCGGAGCAATTGAGCAGGATGCGGATATAGTATCCTTCATCTTCCGTCCTGAATATTACAAAATTACTGTCTGGGACAACGATGAAGAAGGACAGGAAACCTCAACGGAAAATCAGGCAGAGCTTATTATTGCCAAGCACAGGAACGGTGCCACTGCAGATGTAAGGCTTTCCTTCCTTAAGCATTTTGCCAAATTCGGAGATGTAGAAGCAGCTTTCGAGGGTGGCGGAGGCTATCCTTCAAACTTCGGGTCTGGTGATGCCAATGGCTTTGATAAAATCAGGACCACCATCCAGCCGGGTGCCGCGTTTGACATTCCGGATAGCTCACAATTGTCAGGATCTTCCATGAATGATTTTGATGAGGATGACGATTTTCCTTTTTAA